One Micromonospora sp. WMMD1120 genomic region harbors:
- a CDS encoding SDR family oxidoreductase, with protein sequence MTRRVLVLGATGMLGHALVRELSVDPGLDVYGAARSMDDRAHLFPPDLLARITPALDVSRFDQVRQVLDDIRPDVVVNCVGVIKQRPDVRDAVQTVHLNALLPHLLADACARRGSRLVHVSTDCVFSGARGGYRESDLPDPPDLYGRSKLLGETTMAPALTLRTSIIGHELTTNRSLLDWFLSQQGPVGGYTRAIYSGVTTVEFARLLREVVLPREDLTGLYHLATEPISKYDLLHLVADVYGWRGELRPNADVVLDRSMCADALAQTTGYRPPSWPDLIRQLHDARARWSAPEALTSRHTTGV encoded by the coding sequence ATGACGCGACGCGTCCTCGTCCTCGGCGCGACCGGGATGCTGGGCCACGCGCTGGTCCGGGAGTTGAGCGTCGACCCCGGCCTCGACGTGTACGGCGCCGCGCGGAGCATGGACGACCGCGCCCACCTGTTCCCGCCCGACCTGCTGGCCCGGATCACCCCGGCCCTCGACGTCAGCCGGTTCGACCAGGTACGACAGGTCCTCGACGACATCCGGCCGGACGTGGTCGTCAACTGCGTCGGGGTCATCAAGCAGCGTCCGGACGTGCGGGACGCCGTCCAGACGGTGCACCTCAACGCGCTCCTCCCGCACCTGCTGGCCGACGCCTGCGCGCGCCGCGGCAGCCGTCTGGTGCACGTCAGCACCGACTGCGTGTTCTCCGGTGCCCGCGGCGGCTACCGGGAGAGCGACCTGCCGGACCCGCCGGACCTCTACGGGCGCTCCAAGCTGCTCGGCGAGACCACCATGGCGCCCGCGCTCACGCTCCGCACGTCGATCATCGGGCACGAGCTGACCACCAACCGGTCGCTGCTGGACTGGTTCCTCTCTCAGCAGGGCCCGGTGGGCGGGTACACCAGGGCGATCTACAGCGGCGTGACGACGGTCGAGTTCGCCCGCCTGCTGCGCGAGGTCGTCCTGCCCCGCGAGGACCTGACCGGGCTGTACCACCTCGCCACCGAGCCCATCTCGAAGTACGACCTTCTCCACCTGGTCGCCGATGTGTACGGCTGGCGGGGCGAGCTGCGGCCGAACGCCGACGTGGTGCTGGACCGGTCGATGTGCGCCGACGCGTTGGCGCAGACCACCGGGTACCGCCCGCCGTCCTGGCCGGACCTGATCCGGCAGCTGCACGACGCGCGGGCCAGGTGGAGCGCGCCCGAGGCCCTGACCAGCCGACACACCACCGGGGTCTGA
- a CDS encoding glycosyltransferase family 4 protein, producing the protein MSAPTGNGRPDRVALVSQWFPPEPAPFAEGIGDSLRRRGFDVDVLTGVPNYPKGVVYDGYSARRRTVEVRNGSRIVRTPLHPSHDRSALGRAANYLSWAASSTLLGGSVLRSADVALVYSSPVTATTAAMTARRRWGTPYVTMVLDLWPDSVFATGFLTDGVTRRLAEASLGWFTHRSYRWADHVTVPAPGLRDTLIARGVPAEKVSVVYNWADEKIMQPTEPEAGLRARLGLRDDDFVLLYAGNHGPAQRLDTVVDAMARLHDLPDVHLVLVGDGVEKAALIARAAQARPGHVHFLDPIPPDRLAARMAAADLHLVSLSNDPLFHITVPSKVQTILACGQPVLVCAPGDAARVVRDAGAGFDAPPEDPAGLAEVVRRARQTPRSRLRAMGRAGRQHYLTHLSQATNVQVLSDLLTDAARRARSRRDKESR; encoded by the coding sequence GTGAGCGCCCCCACCGGAAACGGACGCCCGGACCGGGTCGCACTGGTCAGCCAGTGGTTCCCCCCGGAGCCGGCGCCGTTCGCCGAGGGCATCGGCGACTCGCTGCGCCGACGCGGATTCGACGTGGACGTGCTCACCGGCGTGCCGAACTACCCGAAGGGCGTCGTGTACGACGGCTACTCGGCCCGGCGGCGGACCGTCGAGGTACGCAACGGCAGCCGGATCGTGCGTACCCCGCTGCACCCCAGCCACGACCGGTCCGCCCTCGGCCGGGCCGCCAACTACCTGAGCTGGGCCGCTTCCTCGACGCTGCTCGGCGGGTCCGTCCTGCGCAGCGCCGACGTCGCCCTGGTCTACTCCTCGCCGGTGACCGCCACCACGGCGGCCATGACGGCGCGGCGACGCTGGGGCACCCCGTACGTGACGATGGTGTTGGACCTCTGGCCGGACTCCGTCTTCGCCACCGGTTTCCTCACCGACGGGGTGACCCGCCGCCTCGCCGAGGCCAGCCTCGGCTGGTTCACCCACCGGTCGTACCGCTGGGCCGACCACGTCACAGTGCCCGCCCCCGGCCTCCGCGACACGCTCATCGCCCGCGGCGTGCCGGCCGAGAAGGTGTCGGTCGTCTACAACTGGGCCGACGAGAAGATCATGCAGCCGACCGAGCCCGAGGCCGGGCTGCGCGCCCGGCTCGGCCTGCGCGACGACGACTTCGTCCTGCTGTACGCGGGCAACCACGGCCCGGCACAGCGACTCGACACCGTGGTCGACGCCATGGCCCGGCTACACGACCTGCCGGACGTCCACCTGGTCCTGGTCGGCGACGGGGTGGAAAAGGCCGCGCTGATCGCCCGGGCGGCGCAGGCCCGGCCCGGCCACGTCCACTTCCTCGACCCGATCCCGCCGGATCGCCTGGCCGCCCGGATGGCGGCGGCCGACCTGCACCTGGTGTCCCTGTCGAACGACCCGCTCTTCCACATCACCGTGCCCAGCAAGGTCCAGACGATCCTGGCCTGCGGCCAACCCGTGCTGGTCTGCGCGCCCGGCGACGCCGCCCGGGTCGTCCGCGATGCCGGCGCCGGTTTCGACGCCCCGCCGGAGGACCCGGCGGGCCTGGCCGAGGTCGTCCGCCGGGCCCGGCAGACACCGCGGTCACGCCTGCGGGCGATGGGGCGGGCCGGTCGCCAGCACTACCTCACCCACCTGAGTCAAGCGACGAATGTGCAGGTCCTCTCCGACCTGCTCACCGATGCGGCACGGCGGGCCAGAAGCCGCCGGGACAAGGAGTCACGATGA
- a CDS encoding polysaccharide biosynthesis protein yields the protein MSSLSERRFLITGGTGSFGQTMVRRLLDAGASEVRVLSRDESKQDAMRHRLRDDRVRYYVGDVRDYDSVAKASRDTEFVFHAAALKQVPSCEFFPLEALRTNVLGSANVVDACERNGVEALVLLSTDKAVYPVNAMGMTKALMEKVAQAHARNNPAARTRVCCVRYGNVMYSRGSVIPLFIDQIRKGTPLTVTEPTMTRFLMSLEQSVDLVEHAFRHGQPGDIFIRKADACTIGDLATALCNLFAVPVKMNVLGIRHGEKLYETLASREDLSRAEDFGEFLRVPVDSRDLNYALYFDEGTVDRGTQDFNSHNTRRLVVPEIESLLLGLPEVRAHLDAVAA from the coding sequence ATGTCCTCGCTGTCGGAGCGACGTTTCCTGATCACCGGTGGCACCGGCTCCTTCGGGCAGACCATGGTGCGGCGCCTGCTCGACGCCGGCGCCAGCGAGGTGCGCGTGCTCAGCCGCGACGAGTCGAAGCAGGACGCGATGCGGCACCGGCTCCGTGACGACCGGGTCCGTTACTACGTCGGCGACGTGCGCGACTACGACTCGGTGGCAAAGGCCAGCCGGGACACCGAGTTCGTGTTCCACGCCGCAGCCCTCAAGCAGGTCCCCTCCTGCGAGTTCTTTCCGCTGGAGGCGCTGCGGACCAACGTGTTGGGCAGCGCCAACGTGGTGGACGCCTGCGAGCGCAACGGGGTCGAGGCGCTGGTGCTGCTGAGCACCGACAAGGCCGTCTACCCGGTCAACGCGATGGGCATGACCAAGGCGCTGATGGAGAAGGTGGCGCAGGCCCACGCGCGCAACAACCCGGCGGCCCGGACGCGGGTCTGCTGTGTGCGCTACGGCAACGTCATGTACTCGCGGGGCTCGGTGATCCCGCTCTTCATCGACCAGATCCGCAAGGGGACGCCGCTGACGGTCACCGAGCCGACGATGACCCGCTTCCTGATGTCGCTGGAGCAGTCGGTGGACCTGGTGGAGCACGCCTTCCGGCACGGCCAGCCGGGTGACATCTTCATCCGCAAGGCCGACGCCTGCACCATCGGCGACCTGGCCACGGCGCTGTGCAACCTGTTCGCCGTCCCGGTCAAGATGAACGTCCTCGGCATCCGGCACGGCGAGAAGCTCTACGAGACCCTCGCCAGCCGCGAGGACCTGTCCCGCGCCGAGGACTTCGGCGAGTTCCTCCGGGTGCCGGTGGACAGCCGGGACCTCAACTACGCCCTCTACTTCGACGAGGGCACCGTCGACCGCGGCACCCAGGACTTCAACTCGCACAACACCCGGCGTCTCGTCGTACCGGAGATCGAGTCGTTGCTGCTGGGCCTGCCCGAGGTGCGCGCGCACCTCGACGCCGTAGCGGCGTGA
- the wecB gene encoding UDP-N-acetylglucosamine 2-epimerase (non-hydrolyzing) — MTRVMTVVGTRPEIIRLSRIMAGLDQTVEHVLVHTGQNWDPTLSEVFFKELGLREPDRFLRVDTSSLGRVLGGVLIGMETAIAEARPDALLVLGDTNSSIAALMARRMRVPVYHMEAGNRCFDLNVPEETNRRLVDHISDFNLVYSEHARRNLLAEGLHPRRILHTGSPMREVLNHYATDIEGSGVLRQLGLEPGGYFVVSAHREENVDQPARLHRLLTCLHAVRQTFGLPVLVSTHPRTRKRLEALTDADLGTDGIAFHEPFGLFDYVRLQSQARCTLSDSGTISEEAAILGFPAVTLRDSMERPEALDAGGIIMTGLDPEGVIEAIRVTVAQVAAQGVPCPADYQVPDTSRRVVDFILSTVRRHHDWAGIRR; from the coding sequence ATGACACGGGTGATGACTGTGGTGGGGACCCGACCGGAGATCATCCGGTTGTCCCGGATCATGGCCGGGCTCGACCAGACGGTGGAGCACGTGCTCGTCCACACCGGGCAGAACTGGGACCCGACCCTCTCCGAGGTCTTCTTCAAGGAGTTGGGCCTGCGCGAGCCGGACCGCTTCCTGCGGGTCGACACGTCCTCGCTGGGACGGGTGCTGGGCGGCGTGCTGATCGGCATGGAGACCGCCATCGCCGAGGCGCGGCCGGACGCGCTCCTCGTCCTCGGCGACACGAACAGCAGCATCGCCGCCCTGATGGCCCGACGGATGCGGGTGCCCGTCTACCACATGGAGGCCGGCAACCGGTGCTTCGACCTCAACGTGCCGGAGGAGACCAACCGGCGGCTGGTCGACCACATCTCCGACTTCAACCTGGTCTACAGCGAGCACGCCCGCCGCAACCTGCTCGCCGAGGGGCTGCACCCGCGCCGGATCCTGCACACCGGCTCGCCGATGCGGGAGGTGCTGAACCACTACGCCACCGACATCGAGGGTTCCGGCGTCCTCCGCCAGCTCGGCCTCGAACCCGGCGGCTACTTCGTGGTCAGCGCGCACCGGGAGGAGAACGTCGACCAGCCGGCCCGGCTGCACCGGCTGCTCACCTGCCTGCACGCCGTACGGCAGACCTTCGGGTTGCCGGTCCTGGTGTCCACCCACCCGCGGACCCGCAAGCGGTTGGAGGCCCTGACCGACGCCGACCTCGGGACCGACGGCATCGCCTTCCACGAGCCGTTCGGACTCTTCGACTACGTACGCCTACAGAGCCAGGCCCGGTGCACCCTCTCTGACAGCGGGACGATCAGCGAGGAGGCGGCGATCCTCGGCTTCCCGGCGGTCACCCTGCGCGACTCGATGGAACGCCCGGAGGCGTTGGACGCCGGCGGCATCATCATGACCGGCCTCGACCCGGAGGGCGTGATCGAGGCGATCCGGGTCACAGTGGCCCAGGTCGCCGCGCAGGGGGTGCCCTGTCCGGCCGACTACCAGGTGCCGGACACCTCCCGCCGGGTGGTCGACTTCATCCTCTCCACGGTTCGCCGGCACCACGACTGGGCGGGCATCCGCCGCTGA
- a CDS encoding nucleoside-diphosphate sugar epimerase/dehydratase, producing MPQDIASTERADQRSRRIRTRLRVAGFLATDTAAWVGGFIAAAWTRYEFQLPPDQLSPTAIVGAGAAAMYVAVAALRRLHSGRHPLGSLQEVQWVAGTTITTAAIVLLGLLPSSDWPVPASTPLVGGALALLFMLGARFAYRHRRDLAMRPNVRSSTPVLLFGMGDAGQGLLRAMLSDPRGRYLPIGALDDDPDKRDLRIGGVRVLGGRQDVAATVRRTGAAAVIFSVANADAALIRQIREATLGAGAVFKVLPPVRDLVDHRITVTDVRDVQVSDLLGRRQVVGDLPVSTNSLTGRRILVTGAGGSIGSELCRQVMKANPGELMMLDRDESALHSLQMSLSGRAMLDGPELILADLRDDDGIRRIIRERRPEIIFHAAALKHLTLLQRHPGEAIKTNVWGTLSVLDACQDVAKFVNISTDKAADPISVLGYSKRITERLTAHAASRFPGTFLSVRFGNVLSSRGSVVTAFQRQIESGKPLTVTHPEVTRYLMTLQEAVHLVLQAAEIGRDGEALVLDMGDPVRIVDLARQMADQASSTVPIVYTGLRPGEKLHEDLLGTGEVDNRPLHPLVSHVSVPPLDPMEVSGLDPYEDAAKVVEHLALLCAQPTGPVVDSPRGVPLQSR from the coding sequence ATGCCGCAGGACATAGCGAGCACCGAACGCGCAGACCAGCGGTCGCGCCGGATCAGGACCCGACTTCGCGTCGCGGGTTTCCTCGCCACCGACACCGCCGCCTGGGTCGGTGGATTCATCGCCGCCGCTTGGACCCGGTACGAGTTCCAACTCCCCCCGGATCAACTCAGCCCGACGGCGATCGTCGGTGCGGGCGCCGCCGCCATGTACGTCGCGGTGGCAGCGCTGCGACGGCTTCACTCCGGACGCCACCCGCTGGGCAGCCTTCAGGAGGTGCAGTGGGTAGCCGGTACGACGATCACGACGGCGGCCATCGTGCTGCTCGGCCTGCTGCCGTCGAGCGACTGGCCGGTGCCGGCGAGCACCCCGCTGGTCGGCGGTGCGCTCGCCCTGCTGTTCATGCTGGGTGCCCGGTTCGCGTACCGGCACCGGCGCGATCTCGCCATGCGGCCGAACGTCCGGTCGTCGACGCCGGTGCTGCTGTTCGGGATGGGTGACGCCGGCCAGGGCCTGCTCCGCGCGATGCTGAGCGACCCGCGCGGTCGGTACCTGCCGATCGGCGCGCTGGACGACGACCCGGACAAACGCGACCTGCGCATCGGTGGGGTACGCGTACTGGGCGGACGGCAGGATGTCGCCGCCACGGTCCGGCGGACCGGCGCCGCCGCCGTGATCTTCTCGGTGGCCAACGCCGACGCCGCGCTGATCCGGCAGATCCGCGAGGCCACCCTCGGGGCCGGCGCGGTCTTCAAGGTGCTGCCGCCGGTGCGGGACCTGGTCGACCACCGGATCACCGTCACCGACGTGCGGGACGTGCAGGTCAGCGACCTGCTGGGCCGCCGGCAGGTGGTCGGCGACCTGCCGGTGAGCACCAACAGCCTGACCGGGCGGCGGATCCTGGTCACCGGGGCGGGCGGGTCGATCGGCTCGGAACTCTGCCGGCAGGTGATGAAGGCCAACCCGGGCGAGCTGATGATGCTCGACCGGGACGAGTCGGCGCTGCACAGCCTCCAGATGTCGCTCTCCGGACGGGCCATGCTGGACGGACCCGAGCTGATCCTGGCCGACCTGCGCGACGACGACGGCATCCGGCGCATCATCCGGGAACGCCGCCCGGAGATCATCTTCCACGCGGCGGCGCTCAAGCACCTGACGCTGCTGCAACGCCACCCGGGCGAGGCGATCAAGACGAACGTCTGGGGCACCCTGTCGGTGCTCGACGCCTGCCAGGACGTCGCCAAGTTCGTCAACATCTCCACCGACAAGGCGGCCGACCCGATCAGCGTCCTCGGCTACTCGAAGCGGATCACCGAGCGGTTGACCGCCCACGCCGCGTCCCGGTTCCCGGGCACGTTCCTCAGCGTCCGGTTCGGCAACGTGCTGAGCAGCCGGGGCTCGGTGGTGACGGCCTTCCAACGACAGATCGAGAGCGGCAAGCCGTTGACCGTCACGCACCCGGAGGTCACCCGCTACCTGATGACCCTCCAGGAGGCCGTCCACCTGGTGCTCCAGGCCGCCGAGATCGGTCGCGACGGCGAGGCGCTGGTGCTCGACATGGGCGACCCGGTGCGGATCGTCGACCTGGCCCGCCAGATGGCCGACCAGGCGTCCAGCACCGTGCCCATCGTCTACACGGGACTGCGCCCGGGCGAGAAGCTGCACGAGGACCTGCTCGGCACCGGCGAGGTCGACAACAGACCGCTGCACCCGCTGGTGTCGCACGTCAGCGTGCCGCCGCTGGACCCGATGGAGGTCAGCGGACTCGACCCGTACGAGGACGCGGCGAAGGTCGTCGAGCACCTCGCCCTGCTCTGCGCCCAGCCGACCGGGCCGGTGGTGGACAGCCCGCGCGGCGTGCCACTCCAGTCGCGCTGA
- a CDS encoding GNAT family N-acetyltransferase, with translation MDRVLNTVTAEAVMTPTRPDDPVVTAAARLLTEAVPSSCAGLVAYHAPDFTAFLKASLVPPALATLLLRCVCDETGVRAVADWRLLGRQLLLNGISVRAEDRGHGHGSLLLEDGARLARRLGCLELLLDVSVENAPARHLYRRAGFEDQGYQVWTHLDLSTPPADTAVRIVDWASFIVHQRAYGFGDLRIRMGADEFRVRCVDRAARVPGGAVGTAVRAVLGPLLGIDRWYVTTASGQPNAEPAFARFARMRRSLAGPNR, from the coding sequence GTGGACAGGGTCCTGAACACGGTCACGGCCGAGGCGGTCATGACGCCGACCCGTCCGGACGACCCGGTCGTCACCGCAGCCGCCCGCCTGCTGACCGAGGCGGTGCCGTCGTCGTGCGCCGGGCTGGTCGCGTACCACGCCCCGGACTTCACGGCCTTCCTCAAGGCCTCACTCGTGCCGCCTGCACTGGCCACACTGTTGCTGCGCTGCGTGTGCGACGAAACCGGGGTGCGGGCGGTGGCGGATTGGCGGCTGCTCGGCCGCCAACTCCTGCTGAACGGCATCTCGGTACGGGCAGAGGACCGGGGTCACGGACATGGCTCGCTCCTCCTCGAGGACGGCGCCCGACTCGCGCGCCGGCTGGGGTGCCTCGAACTCCTGCTCGACGTCTCAGTCGAGAACGCGCCCGCCCGCCACCTGTACCGCCGGGCCGGCTTCGAGGACCAGGGCTACCAGGTCTGGACCCACCTCGACCTGAGCACACCGCCGGCGGACACCGCGGTGCGGATCGTCGACTGGGCGTCGTTCATCGTCCACCAACGCGCGTACGGCTTCGGCGACCTGCGGATCCGGATGGGGGCAGACGAGTTCAGGGTCCGCTGCGTCGACCGTGCGGCACGGGTACCCGGCGGCGCCGTAGGGACGGCCGTCCGCGCCGTGCTCGGGCCGCTCCTGGGCATCGACAGGTGGTACGTGACGACAGCGAGCGGTCAGCCGAACGCGGAGCCGGCCTTCGCCCGCTTCGCACGGATGCGGCGGAGCCTGGCGGGGCCGAACCGGTGA
- a CDS encoding sugar transferase, giving the protein MKRLIDLTIATVMLIATGPVLAIAVLLIRAQLGGPVFFVQERTGRWERPFRIIKLRTMTDERDANGDLLPDGVRCRGIGRLLRKLSVDELPQLVNVLRGDLSLVGPRPLLPRYDPWYTQRERVRFQVRPGITGLAQIGGRNGVPWNERLEYDVEYVTSWSLRLDMAILARTIGKVLHGSGVATDPAADMLDLDKERQLLWTGS; this is encoded by the coding sequence ATGAAACGGCTGATCGACCTGACGATTGCCACGGTCATGTTGATCGCGACCGGTCCGGTCCTGGCCATAGCGGTGCTGCTCATCAGGGCCCAACTCGGCGGTCCGGTCTTCTTCGTGCAGGAACGGACGGGCCGGTGGGAGCGCCCGTTCCGAATCATCAAACTCCGCACGATGACCGACGAGCGGGACGCGAACGGTGACCTCCTACCCGACGGGGTGCGCTGCCGGGGGATCGGGCGACTGCTCCGCAAGCTCAGCGTCGACGAGTTGCCGCAACTGGTGAACGTGCTCCGCGGAGACCTCAGCCTGGTCGGTCCGCGACCCCTTCTCCCCCGCTACGACCCCTGGTACACCCAGCGGGAGCGGGTCCGGTTCCAGGTACGGCCCGGCATCACCGGACTCGCCCAGATCGGTGGGCGCAACGGCGTGCCATGGAACGAGCGACTGGAGTACGACGTCGAGTACGTCACCTCGTGGTCGTTGCGGCTCGACATGGCCATCCTCGCCCGGACCATCGGCAAGGTGCTGCACGGCAGCGGAGTCGCCACCGATCCGGCGGCGGACATGCTCGACCTGGACAAGGAGCGGCAGCTGTTGTGGACAGGGTCCTGA
- a CDS encoding GNAT family N-acetyltransferase, which yields MSATFAVGGANGESGLLDADCPDVYFTSAYGTATAAVDSGRWQVAHEHDRLIVPYVSRPASETETDAVTPYGYAGVHVDPGCSSADLARFWSRTVAHWRQTRTVTVFLRFSPLDPASLEAVRRLGQVDLAQRQDTICVTVSQGPDRVWDGMQGRARTAIRKAHTCGLTAAVRPAGPPDLVPGSPFRRLYESTMIRLESQPWYLFPDHYYRQLAAGLDKALSLAEVRDAEGNVVASALVLRHRDRAHYHLAGSDPTASRLGANNLLVWTILSWAAESGCRVVHLGGGVRPDDGLFRFKRSFGGTRTSFWTGSMVVDPDRYPALVAARARQLGRSTDELVSTGFFPAYRATVH from the coding sequence ATGAGCGCGACGTTCGCGGTCGGGGGCGCCAACGGTGAGTCGGGCCTACTTGATGCCGACTGCCCGGACGTGTACTTCACCTCGGCGTACGGAACGGCTACGGCAGCGGTGGACTCCGGCCGCTGGCAGGTCGCCCACGAACACGACCGGTTGATCGTGCCGTACGTGTCGCGTCCCGCGAGTGAGACAGAGACCGACGCCGTGACTCCGTACGGATATGCCGGTGTCCACGTCGATCCCGGCTGCTCGTCAGCCGACCTCGCACGGTTCTGGAGCCGGACGGTCGCCCACTGGCGGCAGACCAGGACCGTCACCGTGTTCCTGCGCTTCTCGCCCCTGGACCCGGCGTCGCTGGAGGCCGTCCGGAGACTCGGACAGGTCGACCTCGCCCAGCGGCAAGACACGATCTGCGTGACAGTGTCCCAGGGGCCCGACCGGGTGTGGGACGGCATGCAGGGGCGCGCCCGCACGGCGATCCGGAAGGCCCACACCTGCGGACTCACCGCCGCCGTCCGGCCGGCCGGCCCACCCGACCTCGTGCCCGGCTCTCCGTTCCGGAGGCTGTACGAGTCGACCATGATCCGGCTCGAGAGCCAGCCGTGGTACCTCTTCCCCGACCACTATTACCGGCAGTTGGCCGCCGGGCTGGACAAGGCGCTGTCCCTGGCAGAGGTCCGCGACGCGGAAGGAAACGTGGTGGCGTCCGCGCTCGTGCTGCGCCATCGGGACCGGGCTCATTACCACCTGGCTGGTTCGGATCCGACCGCCAGCCGTCTCGGCGCCAACAACCTGCTGGTCTGGACGATCCTCAGCTGGGCCGCGGAGAGCGGCTGCCGCGTGGTTCACCTCGGCGGTGGGGTTCGGCCCGATGACGGCCTGTTCCGATTCAAGCGGTCCTTCGGAGGGACCAGGACCTCGTTCTGGACGGGTTCCATGGTGGTCGATCCGGACCGCTACCCGGCTTTGGTCGCGGCGCGCGCCCGGCAACTGGGCAGATCCACCGACGAGCTGGTGTCGACCGGCTTCTTTCCCGCCTATCGCGCCACTGTTCATTGA
- a CDS encoding aminotransferase class I/II-fold pyridoxal phosphate-dependent enzyme, translated as MTSDTIHLSPPDIGPLEEQYATAAIRSGWVAPLGPEVDAFESEMARRVGTAHAVATNSGTAALHLGLLALGAGPERVVVVPTLTFAATANAVVYTGARPFFVDCDPSTGNLDVGLLDETLTRLRRDGRQVAAVIPVDMFGRCADYERILPICAQSGVPVLEDAAEALGSTRAGQAAGSFGRAGVLSFNGNKIITTSGGGMLLTDDAAVADRVRYLATQARRPVSHYEHADIGYNYRLSNILAAIGRAQLRRLDSMIGRRRDMREQYAKMFAAVPGVHLLGEGDQGDNCWLTVIVVDPGEAGWEARDLAGYLADRHIETRPVWMPMHLQPVHIGVEAALTGAAERLFTTGLTLPSGSAMTESQRARVGQAIDDFLTSR; from the coding sequence ATGACGAGTGACACGATCCATCTGTCCCCGCCCGACATCGGCCCGCTCGAGGAGCAATACGCGACGGCGGCGATCAGGTCCGGGTGGGTGGCGCCGCTGGGCCCGGAGGTCGACGCCTTCGAGTCGGAGATGGCACGCCGGGTCGGCACGGCACACGCAGTAGCGACCAACTCGGGAACGGCCGCTCTGCACCTCGGGCTGCTGGCACTGGGGGCCGGACCCGAACGGGTCGTGGTCGTGCCGACGCTGACCTTCGCGGCTACCGCCAACGCGGTCGTCTACACCGGCGCGCGACCGTTCTTCGTCGACTGTGACCCGTCGACCGGAAACCTCGACGTCGGCCTGCTCGACGAGACCCTCACCCGGCTGCGGCGGGACGGTCGTCAGGTAGCGGCAGTGATTCCGGTGGACATGTTCGGACGGTGCGCAGACTACGAGCGCATCCTGCCGATCTGCGCGCAGTCCGGCGTGCCGGTCCTGGAGGACGCGGCGGAGGCGCTCGGCTCCACCCGGGCGGGACAGGCGGCAGGATCCTTCGGGCGCGCCGGAGTCCTGTCGTTCAACGGCAACAAGATCATCACCACGTCGGGCGGCGGCATGTTGCTCACCGACGACGCGGCTGTCGCCGATCGGGTCCGATACCTGGCAACGCAGGCACGACGACCCGTGTCGCACTACGAACACGCCGATATCGGTTACAACTACCGGCTCAGCAACATCCTCGCCGCGATCGGGCGCGCACAGCTACGGCGCCTGGACTCGATGATCGGTCGACGGCGGGACATGCGGGAGCAGTACGCCAAGATGTTCGCCGCCGTGCCCGGTGTCCACCTACTGGGAGAGGGCGACCAGGGCGACAACTGCTGGTTGACGGTCATCGTGGTCGACCCCGGCGAGGCGGGCTGGGAAGCCCGGGACCTGGCCGGCTACCTCGCCGATCGGCACATCGAGACCCGACCGGTCTGGATGCCGATGCACCTGCAACCGGTCCACATCGGTGTCGAGGCGGCGCTGACCGGAGCCGCCGAGCGGCTCTTCACCACCGGGCTGACGCTGCCCAGCGGCTCCGCGATGACCGAGTCCCAGCGCGCGCGAGTGGGGCAGGCGATCGACGACTTCCTGACCAGCCGATGA